A single genomic interval of Bradyrhizobium sp. AZCC 1693 harbors:
- the hpnO gene encoding aminobacteriohopanetriol synthase HpnO — MPDSYLDVSELFVERQAQRSSLHARHLNEQLVRVLKTIGYDVGFQKGQGQYLFDRDGARYLDLLSGFGVFAIGRNHPALREALKGVLDSDFPNLVQLDVSTLAGVLAERLLEHVPYLDKVFFANSGAETVEAAIKFARGATGRPGIVSCSHSFHGLSYGALSLMDDANFRSGFEPLLPGCTQIPFNDLAALEQSLSSRQVAAFIVEPIQGKGVNLPTDEFLPGAAALCKKYGTIFIADEIQTGVGRTGKFLAVEHWNVEPDMVLLAKALSGGHVPVGALLTRKHIFDKIFNQMDRAVVHGSTFAKNDLAMAAGIATLDVIKNEKLVEQAAKRGAELRLALTRMVPGYELLKEVRGKGLMIGIEFGPPKSLRLKASWNLLETANKGLFCQLITVPLFKDHKILTQVSGHGSHTIKLLPPLVITEEDCSWIEKSFDDVIAASHKVPGAIWSLGKTLVDNAVRKSA; from the coding sequence ATGCCAGATTCATATCTAGATGTTTCGGAGCTGTTTGTAGAGCGGCAGGCGCAACGCAGTTCCCTGCATGCGCGACACCTGAATGAACAGCTCGTCCGGGTGCTGAAGACCATCGGCTACGATGTGGGTTTTCAGAAGGGTCAAGGTCAATACCTGTTCGATCGGGACGGGGCCCGCTATCTCGATCTACTGAGCGGATTTGGCGTTTTTGCGATTGGCCGCAATCATCCGGCGTTGCGTGAGGCGCTGAAAGGCGTGCTCGACAGCGATTTTCCCAATCTGGTTCAACTTGATGTGTCCACGCTCGCCGGCGTGCTGGCGGAACGCCTGCTCGAGCATGTGCCATATCTGGACAAGGTATTCTTTGCCAATTCCGGCGCCGAGACCGTCGAGGCCGCGATCAAGTTCGCGCGCGGCGCGACTGGCCGCCCGGGCATCGTCTCCTGCTCGCATTCCTTCCACGGCCTGTCCTACGGCGCGCTGTCGCTGATGGATGATGCGAATTTCCGCAGCGGATTCGAGCCGCTGCTGCCGGGATGCACGCAGATTCCCTTCAACGATCTTGCCGCACTCGAGCAGTCACTGTCGTCGCGTCAGGTCGCGGCCTTCATCGTCGAGCCGATCCAGGGCAAGGGCGTCAACCTGCCCACGGACGAATTCCTGCCGGGCGCCGCCGCGCTGTGCAAGAAATACGGCACCATCTTCATCGCCGACGAAATCCAGACCGGCGTCGGCCGCACCGGAAAATTCCTGGCGGTCGAGCACTGGAACGTCGAGCCCGACATGGTGCTGCTGGCGAAGGCGCTGTCGGGCGGTCACGTGCCGGTCGGCGCGCTTTTGACGCGCAAGCACATCTTCGACAAGATCTTCAACCAGATGGACCGCGCGGTCGTGCACGGTTCGACCTTTGCGAAGAACGATCTGGCGATGGCCGCCGGTATCGCAACCCTCGACGTGATCAAAAACGAAAAGCTGGTCGAGCAGGCCGCCAAGCGCGGCGCCGAACTTCGCCTCGCGCTGACCCGCATGGTGCCCGGCTATGAATTGCTGAAGGAAGTGCGCGGCAAAGGATTGATGATCGGCATCGAGTTCGGTCCGCCGAAATCGCTGCGGCTGAAGGCTTCCTGGAATCTCTTGGAGACCGCCAACAAGGGCCTGTTCTGCCAGCTCATCACCGTGCCGCTGTTCAAGGATCACAAGATCCTGACGCAGGTCTCCGGCCACGGCAGCCACACCATCAAGCTGCTGCCGCCGCTCGTGATCACGGAAGAAGACTGCAGCTGGATCGAAAAGTCGTTCGACGACGTCATCGCCGCCAGCCACAAGGTCCCCGGTGCGATCTGGTCGCTCGGCAAGACGCTGGTCGACAACGCGGTGCGCAAGTCGGCGTAA
- a CDS encoding DUF2147 domain-containing protein, with protein sequence MLHCPRTIARTIVYSGIILATGVNLALAADPTGDWKVADGVANIRVAQCNGNMWGVVAWEKTPGGKDKNNPDTAKQSRPTLGMPILIDMKKKPGVDAWEGEVYNAKDGQNYSSTIKPVGTDQLEIQGCVLGFLCGGETWTRVGPPIPSSPTNSMAKGAPKGPAGAPPKTAAPAPAPAAPKTTGAVNPAPAPKAAPGQKQAAAAPGQPADIGDICLLPDIARFAH encoded by the coding sequence ATGTTGCACTGCCCAAGAACCATCGCGCGTACAATAGTTTATTCGGGAATCATTTTAGCCACAGGTGTTAACTTGGCGCTGGCCGCCGACCCCACCGGTGACTGGAAAGTGGCCGATGGTGTCGCCAACATCCGCGTCGCCCAATGTAACGGCAACATGTGGGGGGTCGTCGCCTGGGAAAAGACGCCGGGCGGCAAGGACAAGAACAATCCGGATACCGCAAAGCAGAGCCGGCCGACCCTGGGCATGCCGATCCTGATCGACATGAAGAAGAAGCCCGGCGTCGATGCGTGGGAGGGTGAAGTCTATAACGCCAAGGACGGACAAAACTACAGTTCGACCATCAAGCCGGTTGGGACCGACCAGCTCGAGATTCAAGGCTGCGTACTCGGCTTTCTGTGCGGTGGGGAAACCTGGACCCGTGTCGGTCCGCCGATCCCCTCAAGCCCCACCAACAGCATGGCCAAGGGCGCGCCAAAGGGTCCAGCCGGTGCGCCGCCCAAGACCGCAGCTCCGGCGCCTGCGCCGGCGGCGCCGAAGACCACGGGTGCGGTCAATCCTGCTCCCGCGCCGAAGGCCGCGCCCGGTCAGAAGCAGGCGGCGGCCGCGCCCGGCCAACCCGCCGATATCGGCGATATCTGCCTACTTCCCGACATCGCGCGGTTTGCCCATTAG